ATTGAAGTTTTTATTAAAGAAGCATTTCGCAGGTGATTCTCCAAAAAGCGCTTTGGGTTGTCATGGTGCTTTTAGTCATTCCAGAAGCATTCTCAAACATAGAAGACAAATTTAAGGTCAGCTTTGAGCTTCCGATGCCAAATTTAAGTAACCAAGGAAGTTGATTGTACCTCAGAAGCCTTTGCCAGAGAAGCCAACTGGGATGTTGCAGAAGAAAATTTGCTAGCAAGATTTCTCTTCTGAAGCTGCAACTCCTTGTTCAGGCGCCTCAACTCTAAAACCTCCATTTCCGCACTCCCCGATGCTGATGCCACTGAGGTTTCATGATCTTCTCTTTTCAAAATCACTTCACTCCTCTCCAAAATTGATGTCAACTGATCGGAGAGACTAGTTTTCTCTTCTTCCAGCAGCTCAGCTTTCCGAGCCAGATCATCAAGCTCCCGCCTTTTCACCTCAAGTTCCCTCTCAAGCTCCAAGACAATCGGGTTTCGCTTACACTCCGACAACTCAGCTTGCAACTGAAACTCCCTTTCCTTAGACTCCCGAAGCAAGTTCCTCAAGTGATCAAGCTCAATAAACAAATCTCGTGATGACTGCCTCCGGTGGGTCGGATGCATCTGAGGATGAACCTgattggaaaattttgaaaaatagacAATTTTAGAGGCATGAATTGAATTTTAACCACACTTACTAATTTCTtataattttaaccaaaaaattcaAGCAAAAGGTCTTAGTTACCCGTAATAATAGAAATTCCCCAAATTTAGAGAAAACCTTGTTCTATCACTTCACATTACACAACCCAACACAAAACCCATAAAAGGAAACCTTGTATCCAAACAACAAGTCAAGCAaacacaaaacccagaaaaggaAAACCTTGTATCCAAACAAGAAGTCACAGGAACACACTAAACGAGGCACTCTTCCCTGTCACTTCACAATGCAGAACCCATcacaaaaccccaaaaaagaaaaccctGAATCCAAACTGCAAGTAACTCACTCACACATATACAGACATGATCATATAGAATTCCAAATAAAGGAGGCTTATGAAATCTCcttcaaaatttcttaattttcttgcaAACCAAACACGAAAGGTAGTGCTGGGTACCATTCATTCATGTTCTTTCTATTCAATGGCATACATGTGCCTGCTTAGTTAAGTAGTCTCCAATTATCAACTTAGAAGATGATAAAGTGCTAAGAGGCCAAAGTCGGAGCCAAGACTGTTTTCCGGGTGGCCTACACAGAAATCAGGCTAAATAATACTGTCGCCTAACTCCGAACGGAAAGGATATGGTTTGCTAAGGGTAATTAAGACTTTCTATCTGGGATTTTGGTTAGAATCATAAGACGTTAGAAACTTTGGCTAAAATTCAGTTCATGACTCTAAAATTAGCTACTTTCCAAAATTTCCCAACCTGATTAGCATTCACAGAGCACGCCAAATCGCCAATCAGCGAGCGCTTGACGCGCGGCTGAGCCGGCGCAAAAGGGATCTTCTGGTTTGCTAAATCGTACCCCGTTAGCGGTGGTTTCTTGCTGGTGACTGTGGGCTGCGCCTTGGCCTTCTTGTCCCCTGCCAGCCCTTTCACAATGTGAGAACCCCATGAGGAAGCAGACCTCAATCTCGAAGAATTGCTGCTGCCCTTCACATTCGAACATTTCGGAATCTGGTTTTGGTCGGAAAATTTGATCGATCTTGCTCTGGTTTCTGATGGGTTTTCTTCTCTCATCGTGAAATACCacaatttttaaagaaaacgtCTAACAATTGGCACTCAATTGAAACATGGGatgctccaaaaaaaaaaacctaaatctaGTTGAAGCGATGAAATGGGGTGATGATTACATTCAAATCTTTGGGACCAAAAGGAAGATATAAAAGCTTGAACAGTTGAAAGCTCCTATTCCAAGACCAGCTGAGAGCTATGCGAGAGAGAAAAGTGGCagctttctttctctatttgtcccaacttttgaatttttgaaatttgaatgctCTCTCCGGGTTCAAGAGCTACGTGGCCAACGGTCGTATTCTGTGCCGGGAGACCCCACTTCTAGGGGGTGATTCACTTTCTGCAAATACAAATTCGGGCCTGTATAACTTTTTGGGCCAATACCCGGCCCaatattcttctttttcttccaataTTCGTTGATATTCCCGGGTTTTCAAGGGATATATCTCGAACAACAATTCAAGAGCTTCTTCCCCAAAAACTTGGACTGCTTTCATGGTAGCCATTTCTGCTTCGAGCTCTTCTGCTTCTTGAATTTTAAGTTCGTAGTTCATCGTCTCTGTAATTtaattcctctctctctctctctgtatttTCTATATTGTTTCACTCAGTAGCTCAGCACGTGAGAAGGAAAGTCTCAAACTTTAAACGATGCTATGTGAAATTTTTTGGATGAATTGAGAAATGGAGGTGATGATTATGGCCAACGCTCAACCGGGTGTCTCCAATTTTCAGAGGAATGGGGTTTTTGCTACGAATTGTTGCTCAAAGTCGCGTCCTTTATCTGGGTTTTCGATTTTCCGGAGACCAATTTTCGGTATTGGATTAAATGAGAAGAATGTGAAGAGGAATCGGGTTTTCGGTATTAAGTTCGTGAATTCCAGAACTGTTATTAGTGCTGTGTCGAAGGAAGGGTCTGAAATTTTAGAGAAGGAATTCGAATTTAAGCCGTCATTTGATCAGTACTTGAAGGTTATGGGGACTGTTAGGCTTAGAAGTGATAGAGATAAGCAGCAGAGATCCAAAGAAGAGAATCCGAAGCATAGTGTGCGGAGTAGAGGTGTTTCCAGGAGACTGTTGTCTGAGGGTAGTGAAGAGGATGCAAAACTCGGGGAGCCTGAAGGGAATTTGAATCGAGAGAAGGCGTCAAAAGTTGAGAATCGGTATGAGTTGCTTGGAAATAGAAATGGAAGCACGCATGAACGTCAACGAGTTAAGGGATTTAAGGATGAATACGATAGCAGACAGAACAACAAGGATGAAAAGGATAAGAAGATGATAAGGGGAGAGACAAGAGATGGAAGATGGTCAAAATATACTGGTAGGGTAGAACCAGGATTGGACTTCAAAGGTAAAAGTACAACAGTACGAAATGCAAAAGATGGCCCGGGAGTTACTGGTCGGCTAGAAGAGGAAGTAGACTTCAAAGGTAAAAGTACAATGGCACGAAATGCAAGAGATGGCCCGAGAGTTTACAAGTCAAGGGATAAAGCCGTTGAAAGAGGGAAGTTTGGTGTTAGAAATGAAGATGGAGTTGAAAGCAACCACAGCAATGCTGATAAAGCCACTGATAGAGGTTTTGTTCCAAGAAGTGTAACTAAGAGTGGTAGGGATTTCCCTAAaagatttaatgaaaaaaacttggaGGTGGAAAGAGCAGCATTTCGGAATTTTGATGAATTCGGTGATATTATGGACAAGCCACGAGTTTCACAAATGGAAATGGAGCAGAGAATCCAGAAGCTAGCAAAGTGGTATGCGCTCTGTGCCTTTTTCCTCTTCTTATATTGGAAGAATTACCTTTTAGATTGATGAAATTGACTTCACAATTGTTGACAAATTAGTGTTactcttttatttttagaagaaaaaaaaagactgACATTATTGATTTTCAGCGTTTACTATTTCTCGTACTTCAGCGGACGAAATGGTTTAAATGTATGGGGGCCTATTAGTGAGTTGTTCAGTATGTATGCTGGCTATATTATCATGTGTTTTATAGAGCATCATGCAAGCCAAGCTAAGTTTGGCCTTTTACAGCAATTGTATTATGTTTTCCGCAAAGTTTCTGTAGTTTGTTAGTTCATCAATCCTCTCGGTAAAACTAATTAATAAGGCTGTTTCCAAGCAGGAGTTTATGCAACATGGTAGTTGTGTAGTTATAGTCTAGGGGTGACTATACTTAATTCCGCCTGTAAACTGGGTTGCAGAACTATCATGTGAGTTTATACAGTGTTTCTTTCCCGTTAGAACTACTTGGGGTTGGGAAGGGGACAGTCAtgtcctaaaaaaaaaagatcgtCGTTGACAGTTTGATAGGTTTTGCTTGTCATTTCCTGTATTTTTCTCTATTTCCCTTTTTTGATTTGCCAAATTAAATATCTCATATCAAGTGTTAATATATTGTAGTTATGGATTCTCATGATCTCATTAATTTTAAGTAATTATTTTAACAGGCTGAATGGTGCAGACATTGACATGCCTGAGTGGATGTTTTCAAAGATGATGCGAAGTGCACAAATCAGATTCACAGATCATTCAATATTGAGAGTTATCCAGCTATTGGGAAAACTAGGAAACTGGAGACGGGTGCTACAAGTCATTGAGTGGCTTCAAATGCGTGAACGTTTCAAATCCCACAAGCTCAGGTATTTTTCCCTAAGAAAATATTAGAGCATTAAGTATGAAGCTTGGCATACACTCCTGCTTAGGAAAGTATGGCAAATCTCATGGGGCTTTAGACTCCCTTTCAGCATTTCGATGGGCTTGAATCCGTAGTGCTGCAACAGTTTCTTTTAAGAAATTGTCACGATTAGTGGATGGAACTTGAAGGAGTGTAGATATTACCAAAACTATTTCTAATATGTGGTGCAAATCATCTATCATCCATAGTGACTAATTTTCACGTGTTGCAATGTCTGGGTACCAAAGAATAGTTTTTGAAGAAAGTAGAAATCAAATGGTTCTTGTTAGTTGTTACTGCTTTCTTTGTTACTATCTTGGCCTTCACATGACTATTAAATAACTTGTTGAACAACTATGTAAGATTGTTGTCACTAATCATTGTATCTGAGAACAATATGAAGCATTTCCCCTTTTTGAAATTCAGATACATATACACAACTGCACTTGATGTACTTGGAAAGGCAAGGAGGCCTGTGGAAGCACTTAATGTATTTCATGCAATGCTGGTAAGTCGTGCAAATtgttattttctgcagtatGCTTTGTGCTCATAAAACACGATTGTAGTTAAAGGAAGAAGAATACTTTGACCAACCAatgttatcttttctttttgttttctgtcCAGGAACAAATGTCCTCATATCCCGACTTGGTAGCTTATCATTCTATTGCTGTAACTCTTGGACAAGCAGGACATATGAGGGAACTTTTTGATGTGATTGATACTATGCGATCTCCTCCTAAGAAGAAGTTCAAAACCGGGGCACTTGGGAAGTGGGATCCTCGACTGGAACCAGATGTTGTTGTCTTTCATGCGGTAAGTAGTAGTTGGTGATAATTGATGCAAACATGAGTGCAGTTCTATATATATGGGTGTAATGAATTGTATGTGCAGGTATTAAATGCCTGTGTTCAGCGCAAACAATGGGAAGGAGCATTTTGGGTTTTGCAGCAGTTGAAGCAACAAGGCCTACAGCCTGCCACAACAACATATGGACTTGTTATGGAGGTATAAGTCACCCTGGTTTCTTTCTTCCGGTCCATTGACTATCTCCCTAACCTCTACTAGTTGTTCCCAAGTATTTTCTTTTGTCATGAAGTCGGTGTTAATGAATTTAGTTTTTCATGTGTGTGCTAGTTGGATTACGTACTTATGTAGATATTCTGTTTGATTGTCAGCTTTCAATGAAACAGGGTATAACCTTGTTGAATTAAGTAAATTTAAGTATAGCCCCTCACTCCTTTTTATATAGTTTTCTGCCTGTCCTCGCTCTGGAGCTCCTTACGTGCAACTTTTTGGGCCAATCTAGGCTTATTCATGAATCATGTAACATTTGGGGCCAATCTGTTTGATTTTATAGGATTTACGAGCCTGGTACTAGGATGCTAAATTACCCTGAATATCTCTTTCAAATTATGCAAACCTGAATCCGTTTTCACTGAATCAGGTGATGCTAGCATGTGGCAAGTACAACTTGGTTCATGAGTTTTTCAAGAAAGTGCAGAAATCTTCTATACCAAATGCTTTAACTTACCGAGGTATTTTACTGGACTATTGTCTCACCTCGTGTTTTGTTGTAGATGGGTAATATTGATGGTTCCTTATGAATGCAGTTATTGTGAACACTCTTTGGAGAGAAGGTAAAATAGATGAGGCTGTATCGGTTGTTCACAACATGGAAAGACGAGGAATAGTAGGTTATGCGGCTCTCTATTATGACTTTGCTCGATGTCTTTGTAGTGCTGGAAGGTGCCAGGAAGCACTAATGCAGGTAATTTAGCTGTCTATTTCATTACAACAGCAAAAATTCATTCCCGTTTtgcatttttgtattatttggcTTGGCACTTTAGCATGCATTATACAGTTGGGTCACTTATTCCATTATTCCTTCTCTTCACAGATTGAGAAGATATGTAAGGTTGCAAGTAAGCCTCTAGTAGTGACTTACACTGGTCTAATTCAAGCTTGTTTGGATGCCGGAAGCGTTGAAAATGCGGCCTATGTTTTCAAACAAATGGAGAACATTTGCTCCCCGAATCTTGTTACATGCAACATAATGCTGAAAGCTTACTTGGACCACGGAATGTTTGAAAAAGCGATAGATCTGTTCCTGAGGATGTTAGATGATGGGAATAATATCACGAGCAGATCCGATTATAAGGTTCGGATAATACCAGATAGCTACACTTTCAACACCTTGTTAGACGCCTGCGTTGCAGAAAAGAGGTGGGATGATTTCGAGTATGTATACAAAAGGATGTTACACCATGGGTTTCACTTCAATGCTAAACGCCATCTTCGGATGATATTGGACGCTTGCAAAGCTGGAAAGGTATCATTTCGTTCTTGTATACTTATGTTCCACCTCTCGGAATATAGTCGTCACCTGTCTGGAAATGTCCAATGTTTACGAACTGAAGTTGAATGTTTTCTGCATTCATGATTTTCAGGCGGAGCTGCTGGACATAACCTGGATGCACTTGACTGAGGCAGACCGGATCCCACCTCCTCCCCTCGTGAAGGAACGGTTCTGCACAAAGCTAGAGAAAGATGACTATGCTGCTGCTCTCTCCTGTATTACCGATCAAAATCTCGGTGAGCCACAGGCATTCTCAAAGGCAGCGTGGTTGAAATTGTTCGAGGAAAACGCAGAAAGGTTTCAGAAAGACACTTTTGTACGGTTGGTTGACGAGGGTAGCATTCTTGTAAACAGAAGTGATAGGTCGAACCCTGTATATCAAAACCTTATGGCAGCTAGCGGAGAAGTTGATAGAATCCGTTTAACGGGAGCTGCAGTTTCTACACGTGAAACTGTATCTACAACTCAAACGGAACCAGCTATCAATTCAAAGATGTATTTTCCGGcctaagaaaaataaaacagaaaacagAATGTTCATTGAATTTCTGACCATTGATGATATGGAAACTACCCGAACCGAAAACAATCGGGCATTTTGTTGGGTTAAACGGGAAACTGAATGACATAAGGGTCTCTGCGACAGAGAGAAAACTTGGTACAAATTCGCTTTGACAAGAATTAAATCTCAAATCTCTCACAGGAAAATTTTAAGATCCAACATCGGAACCACGTGTCTATGCGGACTCCAAACATAAAATTCAGAAACTCCCGGATCTCAAGACCCGGGAGTTTGAGCCCTTCGTTTTTGTAAAAAAGAGATCGAAGATCTTAGTTTGTGAAAAAGGATCAGCTGAATAAGTTGATGAAGACCGTCGGATTCAATTTGAGTGGTCAAGATTATCTAATCTTTAAGCTCAAGATAATGAGGCCCGATGTAATGACCCCATCACCTCCGGCACCCACACTGTAATTTCTCCTCTCACATACACGTACAACTGAAAGAAGAATTAACAAGCACAAAACAAGAGCCAGATGACAACTAGTAAAACTTTACTGTTAATATCATGATATTGATCAAAGCATGAAAGGTTCAAACCGCACAAAAATGCACCAATCTAGTACTGCGATATAAATTAAAACGGTCCCAAAACAGCAAACTTAGGTAACAACGAAAACGTAATCCCTCATAAGCCTCTTCACTTGTCTGCCTTAGATATGTTCGCAGCAGCTTGTCCTCTGAGACGACCAGTCCTCCTAGCAGCAATGAGACCAACCTTCTGCCCAGGAGGAGCATCACGCCTGACTGTGCTAGCATGTCCAATATGCTGGTGATTACCTCCTCCGTGAGGATGCTCAACTGGGTTCATAGCCACACCACGAACCTTGGGCCAGCAGTTCCTCTTCACTCTGAACTTGTGGTAAGCATTACCAGCCTTGAGCATTGGCTTTTCTGTTCTTCCTCCACCTGCAACTTGCCCAATCATAGCACGGCATCCGCTGGGAACAATCTTCTTGGCTCCAGACGGAAGCTTGATCCTGTTAGAACCAGTGGAAACAGAAAATTGTTTATACGTGTCTCCCATACAATAAACAGTATGTCAAGACATAGCTAGTGTTATGAACAGAAATCATGATATCAGACAATTTGTGGTTGATTCACACTCTTCTAAACGATGCAACCAAGTACGGACTCCAAAAAATTACCAATTCCCAACTGGTTCTGAATGAAAGCAAAATACAGAATAAGGATGTCAAATCGATAACTTAATAATGTGAACAGCAATCTAATCTTAAAACGCGATTTGTTTTTGCgtaaaatgacaatcatataaATAATTCAACCAAATAATGGCCTTTTATCAGAAAATTAGTAATTTCTATATAGTACTAACTGAAAAACATGTTCAAAGGATGACCCGAAAACCCATCACAAAATAACAGCTTAAATGCAAGGGTTCCGCGGATAAACAATCTCAAAAATACCATATGCTCTGCATATAAAGATACTCAGCATCTAagattttataataaaaaagggTCAATAttccgaagaaaaaaaaattgatgacaAGCAGTAAATGAAGCAACAAAATGGGCAGTCCGAAATCATCAGTCTTCTTAACAATACAACCAAATAGGAAAAATCTTGTTAAAAACCAATTTCTCTATTGTCCTAAATGAAAGcaaaaagtaaaatgaggtaATGAAATTCGATTAATTAGTACTTTAAACAACAATTTTAAAACCCGAGAATTTGCTTTTTAAGTTTCACAATCATAACATCAATCCAACCAAAAATAAATTCATTTTCATTCAGAAGAATCATTAGTTTCTCTCGCTCCAAATTGAGAAAATGTTCGAGAACTGACCCAACTGCATACCGCATAATACAACCCAAAACTAAAGCCAACCCAGTTCAGCAAATGAACAAACTACTCGCTAAAGGGATACAATTTTTGCGATTCATCTCTATCGTTCTACATTGAAAAAGTGTTGGAAAACTGACCCAACCGCATACGCataataaaacctaaaactaaAGCCAACCCAGTTCAGCAAACGAACATACTATTAGCTAAAGGGATACAATTTTTTGTGATTGAATCAGACATCACATATCTACATGCAAATTGCAATCATATGAGAAATTGGTAACCCAATAACAATGTAATATTTGAACTCCAATTATCGAAATCCAATTAACAAATATAATAACCCAATAATTTAGCAAGAATGAAAAGGAAATAATATGAACAGAGAGAGATGTATATAGACCTGGAGGTATCGTTGTCAGGGTTGTGGCTGATAACAACAGCGTAATCACCAGACGCCCTAGCGAGGGTTCCGCGGTCCCCAACATGGTGCTCGACGTTACAGACGACGGCTCCCTCCGGGATCGATCTGAGAGGCAACACATTTCCGACCACCAAATTGGCCTTCTTCCCGCAGTAGATGAACTGACCGGTGTAGATTCCCTCGGCGGCGACGAAGAGCTCGTTCTGCTTCTTGTACCTAAACGGATGGCGGAAGCTGACGCGGGCCAACGGGGCACCGCGACCAGGATCGTGGATGATCTCGGTGACGACACCCTTGAGGTAGCCGTTGCGCTCGCCGAAGTCGAGGCTCCGGAAGCGGGCAGGACCCTTGCGGTGGTGGGTGTGCGACTTGAAAACGGAACCCGCACCCTTACGCTGAGCTCTGATAACCCTCCCCATGGCTCCGGCGAGTGATTTTCTGCTACTAGCGGCCGCGCGAAATGGTGTTCCAAAAACCCTAGGATTTGTGTTTGCTTTTATAGGTCTTGGGA
This genomic stretch from Pyrus communis chromosome 2, drPyrComm1.1, whole genome shotgun sequence harbors:
- the LOC137726145 gene encoding pentatricopeptide repeat-containing protein At1g30610, chloroplastic-like, which translates into the protein MEVMIMANAQPGVSNFQRNGVFATNCCSKSRPLSGFSIFRRPIFGIGLNEKNVKRNRVFGIKFVNSRTVISAVSKEGSEILEKEFEFKPSFDQYLKVMGTVRLRSDRDKQQRSKEENPKHSVRSRGVSRRLLSEGSEEDAKLGEPEGNLNREKASKVENRYELLGNRNGSTHERQRVKGFKDEYDSRQNNKDEKDKKMIRGETRDGRWSKYTGRVEPGLDFKGKSTTVRNAKDGPGVTGRLEEEVDFKGKSTMARNARDGPRVYKSRDKAVERGKFGVRNEDGVESNHSNADKATDRGFVPRSVTKSGRDFPKRFNEKNLEVERAAFRNFDEFGDIMDKPRVSQMEMEQRIQKLAKWLNGADIDMPEWMFSKMMRSAQIRFTDHSILRVIQLLGKLGNWRRVLQVIEWLQMRERFKSHKLRYIYTTALDVLGKARRPVEALNVFHAMLEQMSSYPDLVAYHSIAVTLGQAGHMRELFDVIDTMRSPPKKKFKTGALGKWDPRLEPDVVVFHAVLNACVQRKQWEGAFWVLQQLKQQGLQPATTTYGLVMEVMLACGKYNLVHEFFKKVQKSSIPNALTYRVIVNTLWREGKIDEAVSVVHNMERRGIVGYAALYYDFARCLCSAGRCQEALMQIEKICKVASKPLVVTYTGLIQACLDAGSVENAAYVFKQMENICSPNLVTCNIMLKAYLDHGMFEKAIDLFLRMLDDGNNITSRSDYKVRIIPDSYTFNTLLDACVAEKRWDDFEYVYKRMLHHGFHFNAKRHLRMILDACKAGKAELLDITWMHLTEADRIPPPPLVKERFCTKLEKDDYAAALSCITDQNLGEPQAFSKAAWLKLFEENAERFQKDTFVRLVDEGSILVNRSDRSNPVYQNLMAASGEVDRIRLTGAAVSTRETVSTTQTEPAINSKMYFPA
- the LOC137726146 gene encoding large ribosomal subunit protein uL2x is translated as MGRVIRAQRKGAGSVFKSHTHHRKGPARFRSLDFGERNGYLKGVVTEIIHDPGRGAPLARVSFRHPFRYKKQNELFVAAEGIYTGQFIYCGKKANLVVGNVLPLRSIPEGAVVCNVEHHVGDRGTLARASGDYAVVISHNPDNDTSRIKLPSGAKKIVPSGCRAMIGQVAGGGRTEKPMLKAGNAYHKFRVKRNCWPKVRGVAMNPVEHPHGGGNHQHIGHASTVRRDAPPGQKVGLIAARRTGRLRGQAAANISKADK